CTGGGACCTCGCCAGCGCGGTCACGCACGCGGCCAGCCTCGTCGCAACTGCGCAGCCCGCCGGGGAGACAGCCGGCGCGCGGCACGATGAGATCGGCACGCTCATGGTCTCGTTCAACCGCATGATGGCGACCATCGAGCAGCAGTCCGATGAGATAAGCCAGTTCCCCAGGCGCCTCGAGCAGCTGACCAAGCAGGCATTCCGCGACTCGCTCACCGGGTTGCCGAACCGGGCGCTGTTCATGGACCGGCTGACCCACGGGCTCACACGCGCCCGGCGGCGCCACGAGCACCTGGCCGTGCTCTTCCTCGACCTCGACCGCTTCAAGGTGGTCAACGATACGCTGGGCCACGCGGTCGGGGACCAGCTGCTGGTCGAGGTGAGCAATCGCCTCAGCGCCTCGTTGCGCCCGGGCGACACCGTGGCGCGGCTCGGCGGCGACGAGTTCGGCCTCCTGCTGGAAGACGTGGCCGACGCCGAGACCGCCGACGCGGTCGCCCTGCGCATCGAGGCGGAGCTGGCCAAGCCGCTGCTCTTCGAGGGGCGCGAGGTCTTCATCACCGCCTCAATCGGCATCGCGCTGTCCTCGGCCCGTATCGGGTTGCCCGAGGAGATGCTGCGCGACGCCGACCTCGCCATGTACCACGCCAAGGCCAAGGGCAGTGCGCGCCACGAGGTCTTCGACAACGGCATGAGCGCACCGGCGCTCGACCGGATGGACCTCGAGATGGACCTCCGCACGGCGATCTCGCGCCACGAGTTCCGGCTCCACTACCAGCCCATCCTGCGGCTCGACACGGGCAGGATCACCGAGGTCGAGGCGCTCATCCGTTGGCAGCACGCCAAGCGCGGCCTGCTCCAGCCCGACGCGTTCATCGGCCTGACCGAAGAGACAGGGCTCATCGTGCCCATCGGGCAGTGGGTGCTCAGCGAGGCCTGCCGCCAGGCGCGGGTGTGGCAGCTCGAGTTCCCGAGCGACCCGCCGCTCGTCATGAGCGTCAACCTCTCGGCCAAGCAGTTCCAGCACCCGCAGCTGGTCGACGAGATCACCCAGGCCCTGATGGAGAGCGGGCTCGAGGCGTCGTCCCTCAAGCTCGAGATCACCGAGAGCGTGGTCATGCAGAGCGCGCCGGCGACGCTCGCCAAGCTCAAGGAGCTCAAGGACCTCGGCATCCGCCTCGCCATCGACGACTTCGGAACCGGCTACTCGTCCCTCGGCTACCTCAAGAGCTTCCCCGTGGACACGCTCAAGATCGACCGGTCATTCGTGAGGGGGCTCTCCGGCGAGGGCGGCGACAGCGCCATCGTCCGCGCCGTCGTCACAGTGGCAAAGAGCCTCAACATGGACGTGACCGCCGAAGGCATCGAGACCGACGAGCAGCGGATCGAGCTCAAGGCGCTCGGCTGCGACCGCGGCCAGGGCTTCCTCTTCGCGCGGCCGGCGGACGCGGAGCACGTGACGCCGCTCCTCGCGAGCTCGAAGAGTGGCGCCCTGATCGCCGCCTAGCAGGCGGCCGATACGGGTCCATCTGCTTCGTTGGCGCCCTCGGCCGCACGCTCAACGTACAGGAGTACGCCTCGCGTGCGACCTTCGGGCGCCGCCTCGCATCTGGACCCTTCTCGGCCGCCTGCCGGTTCCAGGAGAGACTGCTAGGCGGGCGCTTGCGTGTGAACCGGCGCCGCGTGGCGCCGGACTTGGATAACCGTGGCGATGGTCAGCAGCATGAAGCCCGCGGAGGCCACGAAGACCATTCGCGGCTCGCCCCGGTCGAGCAGCCACCCGAAGAGGAGCGGCGTGAGCGAGGAGCCCAGGTCAAGCCCGGAGTAGACGAAGCCGTAGACCTTTCCCGAGGCGCCCGGCGGCGTGGCGGCGCGCACGAGCATGTCGCGCGAGGGCGAGGTCGCGCCGAGACAGAAGCCTGCCAGCGCCATCACCACCGGCAAAAGCGCCAACGGCGGCGCCGCGCTCGCGATGACGAGGCTCGCGATCGCGCCGAGGAACATGCCGCCGCCCGCGACCACGTCGTGCCGGCTGGTGCGGTCCGCGAGAAAGCTCCCGACGAGGACGCCGCCGGCGCTGCCCAGAAGGAATGCCGTCAGAGCGCCGGTGGCAAGGCCGAGCGGCGCCTCGTAGATCGCGACCATCGCCGAAACGGAGAAGGTCTGGATGCCGATGAGCGAGGTCGCCAAGAGCGCGAAGTAGGCGAAGGCGACCAGGATCGGCGTCGCCATGAGAAGCCTCACGTTGGCGGTCCAGCCCGACGACGGCGCGCCGCGCAGCCCGGCCGTCTCGCGCCGGTCGTCGAGCGCCTCGCCCAGCGTCGAGAGCGCGACCGCCGCCGCGATGCCAAGGACGCCCACCGTGACGAGGGCAAGGCGCCAGCCTATCGTCGATGACAACGTCACAACAACGGCGGGCGCCACGGCCCAGCCGAGAGCGCCGCAGATGCTGTGAACGCCGTAGGCGCGGCCGAGTCGCGACGGGCTGACCGAGGCGTTGAAGATCGAGTAGTCCGCCGGGTGGAAGACGCTGTTACCGAGGCCGCCCAGGAGCGCCGCCGGCACCAGCGCCCAATACGACTGGGCGAGCCCCGCCAGCGCCATGGCAAAGGCCAAGAGAGCCATGCCCGTCGGCAGCACGCGGCGCGCGCCCCAGTGATCGACGAGGAAGCCCGACGCGGTCTGGCCGATGCCGGAGGAGGCGTAGAAGAGGCTCATCAGGAGGCCCAGCTGGACGTAGCTGACGCCGAAGTCATCGCGCAGGAGCGGGAAGATGGGCGGCAGCGTCAGCTGGAAGAAGTGGCTGACGAAATGAGCCCCGCCCACCAGACCGATAATTCGGACGTCTCGCCTCAGAGTGCCTCGTGGAGCCTCGGCCGACGTCAGAATCGCGCGCCTCCAGGTGACAGGTCAGCGCCCGGCGGGGGCCGGGCGCCCGCCCAGCGTAACGCAACCTGAAGCCGGATGCGGGGGGATTCTCGCCGCGTGGTACCATGCCCTCCGGCTCGCACACCACGGGATCTCACAGGGAGACTGACGCCATGCCGATCCAGCACGTGGGCCGCCCGGTCAGGCGGCTCGAGGACCCCAAGCTCATCACGGGCGCCGACCACTTCGTCAACGACGTGCGCCTCGAAGGGGCGCTGCAGCTGGCGTTCGTCAGGAGCCCCCACGCCCACGCGGTTCTCAAGCGGATCGACACCACGGCTGCCAGGAAGATCCCCGGCGTCGTCGCGGTCCTGACCGGCGCCGACATCAACGCCGAGGTCGGCGTCATCCACACGCCGATCCCGCCCGAGATGTTCGCCTCGATGAACCGGCAGGGGTACACGATGCTGGCCGAGGGCCGCGTCCGTCACGTGGGCGAGCCCGTGGCCGTGGTCGCCGCCGAGACGGCGCAGGCCGCGGTGGACGGGGCCGAGGCCGTGGTCGTGGACTACGAGCCGCTGCCGGCCGTCGTGGACTCGGAGGCGGCGCTCCGCAAGGGCGCGCCGCTCCTGTACCCGGAGACCGGCTCCAATCTCGGCGTCTCGTTCAAGCTCGAGAAGGGCGACGTCGACGCGGTCTTCAAGACGGCCCCCGTGGTCATCGACGTCAAGCTGATCAACCAGCGCGTGATCCCGCTCGCGATGGAGCCGCGCGCCTGCAGCGCGATCTGGGATGCCAAGGCGCAGAAGCTGACCATGTGGGGCGACACCCAGATCCCGCACGGCATGCGGAACCAGGTCGCCGAGCGGCTCAAACTCAAGCCCGAGCAGATCCACCTGATGACCGGGCGCGTGGGCGGCGGCTTCGGCGCCAAGGTGCCCGTGTACCAGGAAGACACCATCGTCCCGATGCTCGCGAAGCGCCTGAACCGCCCCGTGCGCTGGGCGGCGACGCGGCGCGAGGACATGCAGGCGACGGGGCACGGTCGCGACATGCGCTGCCACCTGCGCCTCGCGGCCGACTCGACGGGCCGCATCCTCGCGCTCGACGCGAAGATCACCGGCAACGTCGGTTACTGCCTCTATCACGTCGGCTGCCTCCTGCCGGTCCTCTGCGCCCAGATGATCACGGGCTGCTACGACATCCAGACAGCGCGGGCCGAGGTCGTCTGCGCCTTCACCAACACGATGGGCACCGTGCCCTATCGCGGCGCGGGGCGGCCCGAGGCCGCCTACTTCATCGAGCGGGGCATGGACCTGCTCGCCGCGAAGGTCGGCCTCGACCCGTCCGAAGTCAGGCGGCGCAACTTCATCCCGCCCGACAAGTTCCCCTACGACACGGCGCTCGGGAACTCCTACGACA
This genomic stretch from Candidatus Rokuibacteriota bacterium harbors:
- a CDS encoding EAL domain-containing protein; the protein is MTMDGEIKREVAFAGQRVKQKVVFALALCSVIPLLVLTYVLHSNLVPSLGAANLNDVLAIPTLVAFTGLLMAGGGYVVWDLASAVTHAASLVATAQPAGETAGARHDEIGTLMVSFNRMMATIEQQSDEISQFPRRLEQLTKQAFRDSLTGLPNRALFMDRLTHGLTRARRRHEHLAVLFLDLDRFKVVNDTLGHAVGDQLLVEVSNRLSASLRPGDTVARLGGDEFGLLLEDVADAETADAVALRIEAELAKPLLFEGREVFITASIGIALSSARIGLPEEMLRDADLAMYHAKAKGSARHEVFDNGMSAPALDRMDLEMDLRTAISRHEFRLHYQPILRLDTGRITEVEALIRWQHAKRGLLQPDAFIGLTEETGLIVPIGQWVLSEACRQARVWQLEFPSDPPLVMSVNLSAKQFQHPQLVDEITQALMESGLEASSLKLEITESVVMQSAPATLAKLKELKDLGIRLAIDDFGTGYSSLGYLKSFPVDTLKIDRSFVRGLSGEGGDSAIVRAVVTVAKSLNMDVTAEGIETDEQRIELKALGCDRGQGFLFARPADAEHVTPLLASSKSGALIAA
- a CDS encoding MFS transporter; the protein is MGGAHFVSHFFQLTLPPIFPLLRDDFGVSYVQLGLLMSLFYASSGIGQTASGFLVDHWGARRVLPTGMALLAFAMALAGLAQSYWALVPAALLGGLGNSVFHPADYSIFNASVSPSRLGRAYGVHSICGALGWAVAPAVVVTLSSTIGWRLALVTVGVLGIAAAVALSTLGEALDDRRETAGLRGAPSSGWTANVRLLMATPILVAFAYFALLATSLIGIQTFSVSAMVAIYEAPLGLATGALTAFLLGSAGGVLVGSFLADRTSRHDVVAGGGMFLGAIASLVIASAAPPLALLPVVMALAGFCLGATSPSRDMLVRAATPPGASGKVYGFVYSGLDLGSSLTPLLFGWLLDRGEPRMVFVASAGFMLLTIATVIQVRRHAAPVHTQAPA
- a CDS encoding xanthine dehydrogenase family protein molybdopterin-binding subunit, which produces MPIQHVGRPVRRLEDPKLITGADHFVNDVRLEGALQLAFVRSPHAHAVLKRIDTTAARKIPGVVAVLTGADINAEVGVIHTPIPPEMFASMNRQGYTMLAEGRVRHVGEPVAVVAAETAQAAVDGAEAVVVDYEPLPAVVDSEAALRKGAPLLYPETGSNLGVSFKLEKGDVDAVFKTAPVVIDVKLINQRVIPLAMEPRACSAIWDAKAQKLTMWGDTQIPHGMRNQVAERLKLKPEQIHLMTGRVGGGFGAKVPVYQEDTIVPMLAKRLNRPVRWAATRREDMQATGHGRDMRCHLRLAADSTGRILALDAKITGNVGYCLYHVGCLLPVLCAQMITGCYDIQTARAEVVCAFTNTMGTVPYRGAGRPEAAYFIERGMDLLAAKVGLDPSEVRRRNFIPPDKFPYDTALGNSYDSGEYTRALDHALVKAGYEELRRQQQAARAHGRLVGIGLASYVEICGFEEDEVSDLVVAADGRVTLLTGSASHGQGHETAYAQLVADELQIPMEMVKVVQGDTALVRNGVGTFGSRSAARGGMHALGQAVKVKDKAQQVAASLLEAAAQDLVLADGKFTVRGVPDRAVTWQQVAAAAKGSLDSHEDIKTGAGMLFPFGSHVAMVEVDKDTGRVKILRYMSVDDAGFLINPLLVQGQVHGGLAQGIGQALWEEAAFDEAGQLLSSTLMDYAIPKTDDLISFQNDHTHTHSPRTTLGVKGIGEAATIGSTPAIANAVMDALAPLGVTHVDLPLTPHKIWGAMRAARKK